The Mesorhizobium sp. M1D.F.Ca.ET.043.01.1.1 genome contains a region encoding:
- the pcsA gene encoding phosphatidylcholine synthase produces the protein MSKNTAARKAAKKIAERIPLPKKKVTWPQARAFSVHLLTASGSFLAFLSLVAASEERWTAMFWWLGLALFVDGIDGPIARKLEVKEILPTWSGELLDNIIDYVTYVLIPAFALYQRGLMGERLSFLSAAIIVVSSAIYYADTGMKTKENFFKGFPVVWNMVVFTLFVIEPGQWVSFAVVVVAGVLTFVPINFIHPVRVVRLRPINLGMTLLWCAFGALALAQAALAAFYDKIGVLSEQVSIFTKAGITVTGLYLACIGGIMQMFPNLGGKKS, from the coding sequence GTGAGCAAGAACACAGCGGCCCGGAAAGCGGCCAAGAAAATCGCCGAGCGGATTCCGCTGCCGAAGAAGAAAGTGACATGGCCGCAGGCGCGCGCCTTTTCGGTGCACCTGCTCACCGCGTCCGGTTCGTTCCTCGCCTTCCTGTCCCTGGTCGCGGCCAGCGAGGAGCGCTGGACGGCGATGTTCTGGTGGCTGGGGCTGGCGCTTTTCGTCGACGGCATCGACGGCCCGATCGCGCGAAAACTGGAGGTCAAGGAAATCCTGCCGACATGGTCTGGCGAATTGCTCGACAACATCATCGACTATGTGACCTATGTGCTCATCCCGGCCTTCGCGCTCTACCAGCGCGGTTTGATGGGCGAGCGGCTGTCGTTCCTGTCGGCGGCCATCATCGTGGTGTCGAGCGCGATCTATTATGCCGACACCGGCATGAAGACGAAGGAGAACTTCTTCAAGGGGTTCCCGGTCGTCTGGAACATGGTGGTGTTCACGCTCTTTGTCATCGAGCCGGGGCAGTGGGTTTCGTTCGCCGTGGTGGTGGTCGCCGGCGTCCTTACCTTCGTGCCTATCAACTTCATCCATCCCGTGCGCGTGGTCCGGCTCAGGCCGATCAATCTCGGCATGACGCTTTTGTGGTGCGCCTTCGGCGCGCTTGCGCTGGCGCAGGCGGCGCTTGCCGCCTTTTACGACAAGATCGGAGTTCTGAGCGAGCAGGTCAGCATCTTCACCAAGGCCGGTATCACGGTCACTGGCCTCTATCTCGCCTGCATCGGGGGTATCATGCAGATGTTCCCCAATCTTGGCGGCAAGAAATCCTGA
- a CDS encoding quinone oxidoreductase encodes MSKAIRIHAHGGPEVLAYEDADPGQPGAGQILIRHTAIGLNFIDVYHRSGLYPPPGGFPLIPGGEAAGVVLAVGAEVDWLKPGDRIAYAVNVGAYSEERVIAADRVVKVPDGISDEQAAAMMLKGMTAEYLLRRTYKVKAGDTILYHAAAGGVGLILGQWAKHLGATVIGTASSADKIELAKAHGFDHVINYTEQDFVAGVAAITGGKKCDVVYDSVGNDTFPASLDCLRPLGMFVSFGQSSGPIPPFSMSLLAQKGSLYATRPTLFVYNARREDLVASAEALFDVVLSGAVEIKINQRYGLKDAAKAQSDLEGRKTTGTTVLIP; translated from the coding sequence ATGTCCAAGGCAATCCGCATTCACGCCCATGGCGGCCCCGAAGTCCTGGCCTATGAAGATGCCGATCCCGGCCAGCCGGGCGCCGGGCAGATCCTGATCAGGCACACTGCGATCGGCCTCAACTTCATCGACGTCTATCACCGCTCGGGTCTCTATCCGCCACCCGGCGGGTTCCCGCTGATCCCGGGCGGCGAGGCGGCCGGCGTGGTGCTGGCCGTCGGCGCCGAAGTCGACTGGCTGAAGCCCGGCGACCGCATCGCCTACGCCGTCAATGTCGGCGCATATTCCGAGGAACGTGTGATTGCCGCCGACCGCGTGGTGAAGGTGCCTGACGGCATCAGCGACGAGCAGGCGGCGGCGATGATGCTGAAAGGCATGACGGCGGAATATCTGCTGCGCCGGACGTACAAGGTGAAGGCTGGCGACACGATCCTTTATCACGCCGCGGCCGGCGGCGTCGGCCTGATCCTCGGCCAGTGGGCAAAGCACCTCGGCGCGACCGTGATCGGCACGGCGAGTTCCGCCGACAAGATCGAGCTCGCCAAGGCGCACGGTTTCGACCATGTCATCAACTACACGGAGCAGGATTTCGTCGCCGGCGTCGCGGCCATCACCGGCGGCAAGAAGTGCGACGTCGTCTACGATTCCGTCGGCAACGACACTTTTCCCGCTTCGCTCGACTGCCTGAGGCCACTTGGTATGTTCGTCAGCTTCGGCCAGTCGTCGGGGCCGATCCCGCCTTTCTCGATGTCGCTCCTGGCGCAGAAGGGCTCGCTCTACGCAACCCGCCCGACGCTCTTCGTCTACAACGCCAGGCGCGAGGATCTGGTGGCATCGGCTGAGGCGCTCTTCGATGTGGTGCTGAGCGGCGCCGTCGAGATCAAGATCAACCAGCGCTATGGGCTGAAGGATGCGGCAAAGGCGCAGTCCGATCTCGAGGGCCGCAAGACGACCGGCACAACCGTCCTCATTCCCTAA
- a CDS encoding ABC transporter ATP-binding protein, translated as MGGTVSANHDRANLLEVRGLTKIFGTLTACDHIDLNIARGEIHALLGENGAGKSTLVKMLFGSLEPNSGEIFWDGKAVSITSPGVAKKLGIGMVFQHFSLFEALTAAENIALSLNDGSPISTIAAKARALSYSYGLPLDPESLVGDLSVGERQRIEIIRCLLQTPQLIILDEPTSVLTPQEADKLFETLERLRAEGKSILYISHRLEEVKRICDRATVLRHGKVVGHCNPRQETAASLARMMVGNEVKAVVRAPAEGIETAPALLEIRGLTRKPATPFAIPLRNVNLSVRAGEVIGIAGVAGNGQGEFFEAVSGEVLQQDSGSVRIRGKDAGGLSITGRRLMGAAFVPEERLGHGAAPRMKLSENLLLSRHATDGRSFVGSGGMVKNGSVYSAAQRIIAAMDVRKSAPDPEAAALSGGNLQKFIVGRELDRKPSVMVVNQPTWGVDAGAAAHIRQALIELARSGSAVLVISQDLDELFELSDAIAVMHNGELSAPLPIAEATFEKIGLLMGGAEPGHAEHTMETA; from the coding sequence ATGGGAGGCACTGTGAGTGCAAATCATGACAGGGCGAACCTGCTCGAGGTTCGTGGCCTTACGAAGATCTTCGGCACGCTGACGGCGTGCGATCACATCGATCTCAACATCGCGAGGGGCGAGATCCACGCGCTACTTGGCGAGAACGGCGCCGGCAAGTCGACACTGGTCAAGATGCTGTTCGGCTCGCTGGAACCGAACTCGGGCGAGATCTTCTGGGACGGCAAGGCTGTCAGCATCACCAGCCCCGGTGTCGCCAAGAAGCTCGGCATCGGCATGGTCTTCCAGCATTTCTCGCTGTTCGAAGCGTTGACAGCGGCCGAGAACATCGCGCTTTCGCTGAACGACGGCTCGCCGATCAGCACCATCGCCGCGAAGGCGCGGGCGCTCTCCTACAGCTACGGCCTGCCGCTCGATCCGGAATCGCTGGTCGGCGATCTTTCCGTCGGCGAGCGCCAGCGCATCGAGATCATCCGCTGTCTGTTGCAGACGCCGCAACTCATCATCCTCGACGAGCCGACCTCGGTGCTGACGCCGCAGGAAGCCGACAAGCTGTTCGAGACGCTGGAGCGGCTGCGCGCGGAAGGCAAGTCGATCCTCTACATCTCGCATCGGCTGGAAGAGGTCAAACGCATCTGCGACCGCGCCACCGTGCTGCGCCACGGCAAGGTTGTGGGCCACTGCAATCCGCGGCAGGAGACGGCCGCATCGCTCGCCCGCATGATGGTCGGCAACGAGGTCAAGGCGGTGGTGCGCGCGCCGGCCGAAGGCATCGAGACCGCGCCGGCGCTGCTCGAAATCCGCGGCCTTACCCGCAAGCCCGCGACGCCCTTCGCCATCCCGCTCAGGAACGTCAATCTTTCCGTGCGCGCCGGTGAGGTGATCGGCATCGCCGGTGTCGCCGGCAACGGCCAGGGCGAGTTCTTCGAAGCCGTCTCCGGCGAGGTGCTGCAGCAGGATTCCGGTTCGGTGCGCATCCGCGGCAAGGATGCCGGCGGGCTCTCGATCACGGGCCGTCGGCTGATGGGCGCCGCCTTCGTGCCGGAGGAACGCCTCGGCCATGGCGCGGCGCCGCGCATGAAGCTCTCTGAGAACCTGCTGCTCTCGCGCCATGCCACCGACGGCAGGTCCTTCGTCGGCTCCGGCGGCATGGTCAAGAACGGTTCGGTCTACAGCGCCGCCCAGCGCATCATCGCCGCGATGGACGTGCGCAAGAGCGCGCCCGATCCTGAGGCGGCGGCGCTCTCCGGCGGCAACCTGCAGAAATTCATCGTCGGCCGCGAGCTCGACCGCAAGCCGAGCGTGATGGTCGTCAACCAGCCGACCTGGGGCGTCGATGCCGGTGCCGCCGCCCATATCCGTCAGGCGCTGATCGAGCTTGCCCGCAGCGGCTCGGCGGTTCTGGTCATCAGCCAGGACCTCGACGAATTGTTCGAACTCTCGGACGCGATCGCGGTCATGCACAACGGCGAACTGTCGGCGCCACTGCCCATCGCCGAGGCCACTTTCGAGAAGATCGGCCTGTTGATGGGCGGCGCCGAGCCCGGCCACGCCGAACACACCATGGAGACGGCATGA